The following proteins are encoded in a genomic region of Cyclonatronum proteinivorum:
- a CDS encoding SDR family NAD(P)-dependent oxidoreductase: protein MKTILVTGASRGIGLETANWLLSKGFRVIGLARSAKPLDALRKAWPDAAETLTGDLCDDTTYARLDALLAEKDLTLDGIVHNAGALLNKPFTETSDADWQYLLDANLMSAVRLVRSCKSRLNSGAHVLFIGSMGGYQGSSKFPGLAAYSVSKGALSILTECLAAEMAGDQISVNCLCLGAVQTEMLEAAFPGLKAPVEAHQMGAYIGKFASEAHRFFNGKILPVSLADPT from the coding sequence ATGAAGACGATACTTGTAACCGGCGCAAGCCGGGGCATTGGTCTGGAGACCGCAAACTGGCTGCTCAGCAAAGGCTTCCGCGTAATCGGCCTTGCGCGCAGTGCCAAACCACTTGACGCGCTCCGAAAGGCCTGGCCCGACGCCGCCGAAACCCTGACCGGCGATCTGTGCGACGACACAACCTACGCGCGGCTCGACGCCCTGCTCGCGGAAAAAGACCTCACTCTCGACGGCATTGTGCATAATGCCGGGGCGCTGCTCAACAAACCCTTCACCGAAACAAGCGACGCCGACTGGCAGTACCTGCTCGACGCCAACCTGATGTCGGCTGTGCGGCTGGTCAGAAGCTGCAAATCCCGGCTCAACTCCGGCGCACACGTGCTCTTTATCGGGAGCATGGGTGGCTATCAGGGCAGTAGTAAGTTCCCCGGACTTGCGGCCTATTCGGTATCGAAAGGTGCGCTGAGCATTCTCACCGAGTGCCTTGCGGCCGAAATGGCGGGCGATCAGATCAGCGTGAACTGTTTATGCCTGGGCGCGGTACAAACCGAAATGCTGGAAGCGGCTTTCCCCGGCCTCAAAGCACCTGTGGAAGCACATCAAATGGGTGCTTATATTGGGAAGTTTGCTTCGGAAGCCCACCGCTTCTTCAACGGAAAAATTTTGCCGGTATCCCTGGCAGATCCAACCTAA
- a CDS encoding aromatic amino acid hydroxylase: MEQLTQDQVIASIPSYLRQFVVKQHYDEYTPEHHATWRYIMRRNVDYLKNVAHEAYLDGLKKTGISIDTVPHINEMNERLGQIGWRAVVVDGFVPPAAFMEFSEHKILVISADLRNIGNILYTPAPDIVHEAAGHAPIIADPLYAEYLQKFGQYGAKAVFSKLDYEIYEAIRYLSIIKEYPNATAEQIEEAERVLEEKTAANTVPSEAALLSRMHWWTVEYGLVGTPEDFKLYGAGLLSSVGESKACMSPEVKKIPLSVDCVNTNYDITKMQPQLFVARDFQHLLDVLEAFADQMCFRTGGAKSVQRVIDSENVGTCVFSSGIQVSGVFTSVMTDADGKEFYIKTEGPSQLAYADTELEGHGTDYHADGYGSAIGHFKGTDKAPEDLSDGELQALGIAAGKHSEIAYASGVVVKGFLNHVIRRDGKLLLMQFSDCTVTGPNGETLFAPDWGVYDLCIGSRIASVYSGSADKENFNVYPPKSTKTTIKDAYTPEQLRLFEIYQEIRDLRDSGRVSTDALEALHAELQEKYPFSWLPRLEMLELVNKNFNGSGEPLRASLTAELEALKSHSDQYENVITAGLERLV, translated from the coding sequence ATGGAACAGCTAACACAGGATCAGGTCATTGCGTCGATTCCGTCGTATCTGCGTCAGTTTGTGGTAAAACAGCACTACGACGAGTACACGCCCGAACATCACGCAACCTGGCGCTACATCATGCGCCGGAATGTGGACTATCTCAAAAATGTGGCCCATGAAGCCTATCTCGACGGACTGAAGAAAACGGGAATCAGCATTGATACGGTGCCGCACATCAATGAAATGAACGAGCGGCTGGGGCAGATCGGCTGGCGTGCCGTAGTGGTAGACGGCTTCGTGCCGCCTGCGGCGTTCATGGAGTTTTCCGAGCACAAAATTCTGGTGATCTCCGCTGATCTGCGCAACATCGGCAACATCCTGTACACCCCGGCGCCCGACATCGTGCACGAAGCCGCGGGTCATGCGCCCATCATCGCCGATCCGCTGTATGCCGAGTACCTTCAGAAATTCGGACAGTACGGCGCAAAAGCGGTCTTCTCGAAGCTCGATTACGAGATTTACGAAGCCATCCGCTATCTCTCCATCATCAAAGAGTATCCCAACGCAACGGCGGAGCAAATCGAAGAAGCCGAGCGCGTGCTCGAAGAAAAAACCGCGGCCAATACCGTGCCCTCGGAGGCCGCGCTGCTATCGCGCATGCACTGGTGGACGGTCGAATACGGGCTGGTCGGCACACCGGAGGATTTCAAGCTGTACGGCGCCGGTCTGCTTTCATCCGTGGGAGAAAGCAAGGCGTGCATGAGTCCGGAGGTCAAAAAAATCCCGCTCTCAGTTGACTGCGTGAATACCAACTACGACATCACCAAGATGCAGCCGCAGCTGTTTGTGGCGCGCGATTTCCAGCATTTGCTGGATGTGCTCGAAGCATTCGCCGATCAGATGTGCTTCCGCACGGGCGGCGCGAAATCGGTGCAGCGCGTGATCGACAGCGAAAATGTGGGCACCTGCGTGTTCAGCTCCGGTATTCAGGTTTCCGGGGTGTTTACATCCGTGATGACCGACGCCGACGGCAAGGAGTTCTACATCAAAACCGAAGGGCCTTCCCAACTCGCTTATGCCGATACCGAACTGGAAGGGCACGGCACCGACTATCACGCGGACGGCTACGGCTCGGCCATCGGGCACTTCAAAGGTACCGACAAGGCGCCCGAAGATCTCAGCGATGGCGAGCTTCAGGCACTGGGCATAGCGGCGGGCAAGCACAGCGAGATCGCTTATGCGTCGGGAGTAGTCGTGAAAGGCTTTCTCAATCACGTGATACGCCGCGACGGCAAGCTGCTGCTCATGCAGTTCAGCGACTGCACGGTAACGGGTCCGAATGGCGAAACCCTGTTTGCACCGGACTGGGGCGTGTACGACCTGTGTATCGGATCACGAATCGCGTCCGTGTACAGCGGCAGTGCCGATAAGGAAAACTTCAACGTTTACCCGCCGAAATCCACCAAAACCACCATCAAAGACGCATACACGCCCGAGCAACTGCGTCTCTTTGAAATCTATCAGGAAATCCGGGATTTGCGTGACTCGGGTAGAGTCAGCACAGACGCGCTGGAAGCCCTGCATGCGGAGCTGCAGGAAAAGTATCCGTTTTCGTGGCTGCCGCGTCTGGAAATGCTGGAACTGGTAAACAAGAATTTCAACGGCAGCGGAGAACCCCTTCGCGCCAGCCTGACCGCAGAGCTGGAAGCCCTGAAGTCCCACTCAGATCAGTATGAGAATGTGATCACAGCGGGGCTGGAGCGGCTGGTTTAA
- the hisC gene encoding histidinol-phosphate transaminase: MIPVPKHIEQLKPYVAGKTIEEVVAQYNPPRISKLASNENRLGCSQKAIDAAQQAVSTIMNYPDPACTLLRQKIAEKTGIPAERILPGSGSEGVMQLIIKTYFEPHEHALTASATFIGFLVLINSRGVGLRQLPLTSDYRFDTEALADAITADTRMVYIANPNNPTGTYITKTEFETFMARVPEHVMVIMDEAYHEFAAGLDDYPDAASYGYDNVISLRTFSKAYGLAGYRIGYCVAHPDIIKTLMKVKLPFEPSLPAQYAAMGALDDDDFLHRTQEMVAAARNRLYRFLTEKEMQFVPSASNSVMMVFDTEAQAVFFTEEMLKKGVILRRLPGFGLANCVRVTVGIDTEMEHFEQAFEAIYENLNPA, translated from the coding sequence GTGATTCCTGTACCCAAGCACATCGAACAGCTCAAGCCTTACGTAGCCGGAAAAACCATCGAAGAAGTTGTGGCGCAGTACAATCCGCCACGCATTTCCAAGCTTGCTTCCAATGAAAACCGCCTGGGCTGCAGCCAGAAAGCCATAGACGCTGCGCAGCAGGCCGTCTCAACCATCATGAATTACCCCGATCCGGCCTGTACGCTCCTGCGTCAGAAAATAGCGGAAAAGACCGGCATACCGGCGGAGCGTATCTTGCCGGGCAGCGGTTCGGAAGGCGTGATGCAGCTCATCATCAAAACCTACTTTGAGCCGCACGAGCACGCGCTAACGGCTTCGGCAACCTTCATCGGCTTTCTCGTGCTCATCAACAGCCGGGGCGTCGGCCTGCGTCAGTTGCCGCTCACATCCGACTACCGCTTCGACACCGAAGCCCTTGCCGATGCCATCACCGCCGATACCCGCATGGTGTACATCGCCAACCCCAACAACCCGACCGGCACCTACATCACCAAAACCGAGTTCGAAACCTTCATGGCCCGCGTGCCCGAACACGTGATGGTCATCATGGATGAAGCCTACCACGAGTTCGCCGCCGGCCTCGACGACTACCCCGATGCCGCAAGCTACGGCTACGACAACGTCATCAGCCTGCGCACCTTCTCCAAAGCCTACGGACTCGCCGGCTACCGCATCGGCTACTGCGTCGCCCACCCGGACATCATCAAAACCCTGATGAAGGTCAAGCTCCCCTTCGAGCCCAGCCTGCCCGCGCAGTACGCCGCCATGGGCGCCCTCGACGACGACGACTTCCTGCACCGAACCCAGGAAATGGTCGCCGCCGCACGCAACCGCCTCTACCGCTTCCTCACCGAAAAAGAGATGCAGTTCGTACCCTCGGCCTCCAACTCCGTCATGATGGTATTCGACACCGAAGCGCAGGCCGTATTCTTCACCGAAGAGATGCTCAAAAAAGGCGTCATCCTTCGCCGCCTGCCCGGCTTCGGCCTCGCCAACTGCGTCCGCGTCACCGTAGGCATCGACACCGAGATGGAGCACTTCGAACAAGCCTTCGAAGCCATTTACGAAAACTTGAACCCAGCCTGA
- a CDS encoding ABC transporter substrate-binding protein: MRTPISLLATLTLLLLLQACGSSTETVQVRDQARTFEPAPQPVSPEPGQEPFTLRMGELQKPGSMDPLFAHSPGAQRFIRFIYDGLTGLDAEGRAVPQLAESWEISPDSLQYTFTLRTDAFFHDDPAFAAGRGRSVNAEDVAFVFRRMALYNVPVYAANLFSTYIKGMEAFVLEERHTFFEQDVLFGGIEGIEVLDEHRVRFTLNAPEPDFPVLLASPYAVIYPQEVFEHRSNGLHGQPVGTGKFRFAASSGDSLIVLERNLIDFDTDRVGGNIMTAEWHFFDSETELFAAMGSGQLDLIPQMGPRTAKTLLSESGDQLAPGFDEMYTLIPTFESGFGFHFIADNFARISAEQAGALLQPVTSEQFTDELPANLSFTLHPDWAGLREDERPSENLLPAGLTAGAWPMGFGTYAATLWLSQFQDTHDPSLLILNRPNRDMLFYSTDDHHARSIGLNSAVAVRFSYQNHALHPHNISGITFNNTPWWISLEAFEAE, from the coding sequence ATGCGCACACCCATTTCCCTGCTCGCAACCCTAACGCTGCTTCTGCTGCTGCAGGCCTGCGGCTCCTCCACTGAAACCGTTCAGGTCCGCGATCAGGCCCGTACTTTTGAGCCGGCACCGCAGCCGGTAAGTCCGGAACCCGGTCAGGAGCCCTTCACCCTGCGCATGGGCGAATTGCAGAAACCGGGCAGCATGGATCCCCTGTTCGCCCACAGCCCCGGGGCACAGCGCTTCATCCGATTCATTTATGACGGCCTTACCGGTCTCGACGCCGAAGGCCGCGCGGTGCCACAGCTGGCCGAAAGTTGGGAAATCAGCCCCGACTCCCTGCAATACACCTTCACCCTGCGCACGGACGCCTTTTTCCATGACGATCCCGCTTTTGCGGCGGGCCGCGGACGCAGCGTGAATGCCGAAGACGTCGCCTTTGTCTTCCGTCGGATGGCGCTTTACAACGTGCCGGTGTATGCGGCAAACCTGTTCAGCACCTACATCAAGGGCATGGAAGCTTTTGTGCTGGAAGAGCGTCACACCTTCTTCGAACAGGACGTGCTCTTTGGCGGTATCGAAGGCATTGAAGTGCTGGACGAACACCGCGTGCGCTTCACCCTGAACGCCCCTGAGCCGGATTTCCCCGTTTTACTGGCTTCTCCCTATGCCGTCATTTATCCGCAGGAAGTCTTCGAACACCGCAGCAACGGCCTGCACGGACAGCCGGTCGGTACCGGCAAATTTCGCTTTGCCGCGTCTTCGGGGGATTCTCTGATCGTACTTGAGCGCAACCTGATTGATTTTGACACCGATCGGGTAGGCGGTAACATCATGACCGCGGAATGGCACTTTTTCGATAGCGAAACCGAGCTCTTTGCCGCCATGGGCAGCGGTCAGCTCGATCTCATCCCGCAAATGGGCCCGCGCACGGCGAAGACGCTCCTGAGCGAAAGCGGCGATCAGCTTGCCCCCGGCTTCGACGAGATGTACACCCTGATCCCCACCTTCGAAAGCGGCTTCGGCTTTCATTTCATTGCAGACAACTTCGCACGCATTTCAGCGGAACAGGCGGGGGCCTTGCTGCAGCCCGTCACATCCGAACAGTTTACCGATGAGCTTCCCGCCAATCTCAGCTTTACGCTCCATCCGGACTGGGCCGGTCTTCGTGAAGACGAACGTCCGTCTGAAAATTTGCTCCCTGCCGGTCTAACCGCCGGCGCCTGGCCGATGGGATTCGGAACCTACGCCGCGACCCTGTGGCTGAGTCAGTTTCAGGACACGCACGACCCAAGCCTGCTGATTCTGAACCGCCCCAACCGCGACATGCTCTTCTACAGCACCGATGATCATCACGCCCGCAGCATAGGGCTGAACAGCGCCGTAGCCGTCCGCTTCAGCTATCAAAACCACGCCCTGCACCCGCACAACATCAGCGGCATAACATTCAACAACACCCCCTGGTGGATCTCACTCGAAGCCTTTGAAGCGGAGTGA
- a CDS encoding D-alanine--D-alanine ligase, with protein sequence MYQHVLIAFGGASPEHEVSVISAMQAASALKDSGLELLPLYVTKSGRFLTGPQLLELESYKDLKTLEQTALPCAFQTDAMGRTVLTETRKGGLFSKPKSWPVDVVLVAFHGAEGENGAFQGLCEQYNLPYTGSGVMASSVGMDKKAAKIMAVSCGVPVVEGIDFREYEWVAGRDTLLEQLLALDSTVVVKPMQLGSSIGVEVVSGREPLIRAIETGFRYDARLLVEKAVRPLREVNCAVLGNGADAQASVCEQPKGAEELLSFQDKYMGDAGKGMASASRIIPAPISDELTTAIQQASLKLFRELGAAGVARFDFLVNDTSGKFYFNEINTIPGSFSFYLWDKSGVSFPQLMTKLLDIAVARHREKNGRVRSYDTNLLSTKAVKGIKGLKGKG encoded by the coding sequence ATGTATCAGCATGTTTTAATTGCCTTTGGCGGCGCGTCGCCTGAGCACGAAGTTTCGGTGATCAGCGCCATGCAGGCCGCAAGTGCCCTCAAGGACAGTGGTCTTGAGCTGCTGCCGCTCTACGTAACCAAAAGCGGACGCTTCCTCACCGGGCCGCAGCTGCTCGAACTCGAATCCTACAAAGACCTGAAAACCCTGGAGCAAACAGCCCTGCCCTGTGCCTTTCAGACGGATGCGATGGGCCGGACCGTGCTCACCGAAACCCGCAAAGGCGGCCTGTTCAGCAAGCCCAAAAGCTGGCCGGTGGATGTGGTGCTTGTAGCCTTTCACGGGGCGGAAGGCGAAAACGGCGCCTTTCAGGGACTCTGCGAGCAATATAACCTGCCCTACACCGGAAGCGGCGTGATGGCTTCTTCGGTGGGCATGGACAAAAAAGCGGCCAAAATCATGGCCGTTTCCTGCGGGGTGCCGGTTGTTGAAGGCATTGATTTCAGAGAATATGAGTGGGTCGCCGGGCGCGATACCCTGCTCGAACAGCTGCTCGCGCTCGACAGCACCGTAGTGGTAAAGCCAATGCAGCTCGGCAGTAGCATTGGGGTCGAAGTCGTAAGCGGACGAGAACCCCTCATTCGCGCCATTGAAACCGGCTTCCGCTACGACGCCCGCCTGCTTGTAGAGAAAGCTGTACGTCCGCTGCGCGAAGTCAACTGCGCGGTACTCGGCAACGGCGCCGACGCACAAGCGAGCGTGTGCGAACAGCCCAAAGGCGCGGAAGAACTGCTCTCCTTTCAGGATAAGTACATGGGCGACGCCGGCAAGGGCATGGCTTCCGCAAGCCGCATTATTCCAGCCCCGATTTCTGACGAGCTCACCACCGCCATTCAGCAAGCTTCTCTAAAGCTGTTTCGCGAGCTGGGCGCCGCTGGCGTGGCGCGCTTCGACTTTCTTGTGAACGATACGAGCGGGAAATTCTATTTCAACGAAATCAATACCATACCCGGCTCCTTTTCTTTCTACCTGTGGGATAAATCAGGCGTTTCTTTCCCCCAACTAATGACAAAACTGCTGGATATTGCCGTTGCGCGTCATCGTGAAAAAAACGGGCGCGTCCGCAGCTACGACACGAACCTGCTCAGCACAAAGGCAGTTAAAGGTATCAAAGGCCTGAAAGGCAAAGGCTGA